A single window of Excalfactoria chinensis isolate bCotChi1 chromosome 13, bCotChi1.hap2, whole genome shotgun sequence DNA harbors:
- the LOC140258159 gene encoding solute carrier family 22 member 4-like, producing the protein MRDYEEVTAFLGEWGRFQRLIFFLLSASIIPNGFNGMSAVFLAGTPEHRCAVPPGANLSEEWRNASIPLELRGGLTEPSRCRRYRLAVLANLSALGLRPGSDVQLAGLEQEPCLDGWEYSRDVYHSTIVTEWNLVCEDDWKVPLTTSLFFVGVLIGSFISGQLSDRFGRKSILFLTMAVQTGFSFLQIFSTSWEMFTVLFLIVGMGQISNYVVAFILGTEILGKSVRIIFSTLGVCIFFAIGYMLLPLFAYFIRDWQMLLLALTLPGLLCVPLWWIIPESPRWLISQGRYKEAEVIIRKAAKINNTPAPAVLFDTAEMQDSKPQQQQKAILLDLFRTRNIATITIMSLLLWFFTSVGYFGLSLNTPNLHGDAYINCFLSAVIEVPAYIIAWLLLRSLPRRYSISGTLVLGGGVVLFIKLVPADLNALSVCLVMLGKFGITAAFSMLYVYSVELYPTLVRNMAVGATSTASRLGSIIAPYFVYLGAYDRYLPYIVMGSLTVLIGILTLFLPESYGNALPESFEQMLKVKGFRNGQKNTGIRNSKESPKTLITPL; encoded by the exons ATGCGGGACTACGAGGAGGTGACCGCCTTTCTGGGCGAGTGGGGCCGCTTCCAGCGCCTCATCTTCTTCCTGCTCAGCGCCAGCATCATCCCCAATGGCTTCAACGGGATGTCGGCTGTGTTTCTGGCCGGTACCCCCGAGCACCGCTGCGCTGTGCCCCCCGGAGCCAACCTGAGCGAGGAGTGGCGGAACGCCAGCATCCCGCTGGAGCTGCGCGGCGGACTCACGGAGCCGAGCCGCTGCCGCCGCTACCGCCTGGCCGTGCTCGCCAACCTGTCGGCGCTGGGGCTGCGGCCCGGCTCTGACGTGCAGCTGGCGGGGCTGGAGCAGGAGCCGTGCCTGGACGGCTGGGAGTACAGCCGCGATGTGTACCACTCCACCATCGTCACCGAG TGGAACCTGGTGTGTGAAGATGACTGGAAAGTGCCGCTGACCACCTCCCTGTTCTTCGTGGGTGTCCTGATCGGCTCCTTCATCTCGGGGCAGCTCTCAGACAG GTTCGGCAGGAAGAGCATCCTCTTCTTGACCATGGCTGTGCAAACCGGCTTCAGCTTCCTGCAGATCTTCTCCACCAGCTGGGAGATGTTCACAGTGCTCTTCCTCATAGTGGGCATGGGACAGATCTCTAACTACGTGGTGGCCTTCATACTGG gaacagaaattcTTGGCAAATCAGTTCGTATTATATTCTCTACATTAGGAGTTTGCATATTTTTTGCAATTGGCTACATGTTGCTGCCCCTGTTTGCTTACTTCATCAGAGATtggcagatgctgctgctggcgcTCACCCTCCCCGGGCTGCTCTGCGTTCCGCTCTGGTG GATCATCCCCGAGTCCCCTCGCTGGCTGATCTCCCAGGGAAGATACAAAGAGGCAGAAGTTATTATCCGAAAggctgcaaaaataaacaacactCCAGCCCCAGCCGTGCTTTTTGACACCGCAGAG atgCAGGATTCGaagcctcagcagcagcagaaggctaTCCTTCTGGACCTATTTCGAACCCGAAACATTGCAACTATTACTATTATGTCATTACTTTTGTG GTTTTTCACCTCTGTTGGTTACTTCGGCCTTTCCCTCAACACTCCAAACCTGCATGGTGATGCCTACATCAACTGCTTCCTCTCGGCGGTCATTGAAGTCCCAGCATACATCATTGCCTGGCTGCTCCTGCGCTCTCTGCCTCGCCGCTACTCCATATCCGGCACCTTGGTTTTGGGAGGAGGTGTTGTCCTCTTCATTAAGCTGGTTCCTGCAG ATCTCAATGCCCTATCTGTTTGCCTGGTGATGCTTGGAAAATTTGGTATCACAGCTGCGTTTTCAATGCTTTATGTCTACAGTGTGGAGCTGTACCCAACGCTGGTCAGAAACATGGCAGTTGGAGCTACGTCCACAGCTTCCAGGCTGGGAAGCATCATTGCTCCCTACTTTGTTTACCTGG GTGCCTATGACAGATACCTGCCATATATCGTCATGGGAAGCCTGACTGTGCTGATAGGGATCCTCACCCTGTTTCTCCCCGAGAGCTATGGCAATGCTCTACCTGAGAGCTTTGAACAAATGCTGAAGGTGAAAGG TTTCAGGAATGGGCAAAAAAACACTGGCATTAGGAATTCAAAGGAGAGTCCTAAAACTCTCATAACACCGTTGTGA